Proteins encoded together in one Micromonospora kangleipakensis window:
- a CDS encoding DedA family protein, translated as MVDVQHWLTALPPGVVYLIVAAVIGVESMGVPLPGEIVLVSSALLAAAGVVEPEWVATAAAAGAIIGDSVGYAVGRRGGRPLLARLGRRFPRHLGPAQLARAEQSFARHGVWAVFFGRFVALLRILAGPLAGALHVPYRRFLVANAAGGLVWAFGTTYLLFTVGRAAEHWLKDISWAGLVIAILAGLGSTWWLRRRAHRLDPAEAADEAEPVRAGSER; from the coding sequence GTGGTAGACGTACAGCACTGGCTCACCGCGCTGCCGCCGGGCGTGGTCTACCTGATCGTCGCCGCGGTGATCGGCGTCGAGAGCATGGGCGTGCCGCTGCCCGGCGAGATCGTCCTGGTCAGCTCCGCTCTGCTCGCCGCGGCCGGCGTGGTCGAGCCGGAGTGGGTGGCTACCGCCGCGGCGGCCGGCGCCATCATCGGCGACTCAGTCGGGTACGCGGTGGGCCGCCGGGGCGGTCGTCCGCTGCTGGCCCGGCTGGGCCGGCGCTTCCCCCGACATCTCGGCCCCGCGCAGCTCGCCCGCGCCGAGCAGAGCTTCGCCCGGCACGGCGTCTGGGCGGTCTTCTTCGGCCGCTTCGTGGCGCTGCTGCGGATCCTCGCCGGCCCGCTGGCGGGCGCGCTGCACGTGCCGTACCGCCGGTTCCTGGTGGCGAACGCGGCCGGCGGCCTGGTCTGGGCCTTCGGCACCACCTACCTGCTCTTCACCGTGGGCCGGGCGGCCGAGCACTGGCTCAAGGACATCTCCTGGGCGGGGCTGGTCATCGCGATCCTCGCCGGGCTCGGCAGCACCTGGTGGCTGCGCCGCCGGGCCCACCGGCTCGACCCGGCGGAGGCGGCCGACGAGGCCGAGCCGGTCCGCGCCGGCAGCGAGCGCTGA